In Xiphophorus couchianus chromosome 8, X_couchianus-1.0, whole genome shotgun sequence, the following proteins share a genomic window:
- the selplg gene encoding P-selectin glycoprotein ligand 1 has protein sequence MPSSMKIRAVLLWGVCVLFPVESVTSSAPENSGTNVTVPPDITANQRITAYANTLQPATLHPAKPTDAAAHATEAASPTAHHKNGDINTSKSESRQLGLTTAEEAVSHSKPLAPTEKVTTKVVDYVKTPTATAQTFTAGLTSSTSKPLSVSQPITASREEETSAPVTTASGGVKSSTAIFTATSKEQISSSKTTGHAHTVAEVTSTGSGLHPSTAMTTATSEVQPLYNRSTTAEAVNQTTDHLLHTSASSFTNTTSPATHSATTSASFVSTQNSTSITGFRSEVPSTTSSDNSTQSTSTSSGPTTSVPTSGTIKSTSTELSSKSSSVSATTNFNSTSPEPVSTSTDYSNTTANSTSPAGAFIPHIIGSTTRSTPSTTKAPCEPSKDSSSSEVLPCSTKGVVKQCLIVVAVLALVAIIFVISTIVLCIKLSARKYKVRKPQQDTEMMCISSLLPDRSHTYTRQRNPVSNGVLVYPVGGDSDEEGGDNLTLSSFLPENDRYV, from the coding sequence ATGCCCTCCAGCATGAAGATACGTGCTGTGCTGCTGtggggagtgtgtgtgttgtttcctGTGGAGTCGGTGACGAGTTCAGCACCAGAAAACAGCGGCACGAACGTCACTGTTCCACCAGACATCACAGCCAACCAGCGAATCACTGCATATGCAAACACGTTGCAGCCTGCAACCCTGCATCCAGCAAAACCTACAGATGCTGCTGCTCATGCGACGGAGGCAGCGTCACCCACAGCGCACCATAAGAACGGTGACATAAACACAAGTAAAAGTGAGAGCAGACAACTTGGTTTGACTACTGCTGAAGAAGCAGTCAGCCATTCCAAACCTCTCGCCCCCACAGAAAAGGTGACGACTAAGGTTGTAGATTATGTAAAGACGCCAACTGCAACTGCACAAACCTTCACTGCAGGGCTGACGTCAAGTACAAGCAAACCTCTGTCTGTCAGTCAACCAATCACAGctagcagagaagaagaaacttcTGCTCCAGTGACCACAGCAAGCGGTGGAGTTAAATCTTCCACTGCCATCTTCACTGCTACAAGTAAAGAACAAATTTCCTCGTCAAAGACCACAGGCCATGCACACACTGTTGCAGAAGTCACATCAACTGGAAGTGGACTACATCCGTCCACTGCCATGACAACAGCTACGAGTGAAGTGCAACCGTTGTACAACCGTTCAACAACAGCAGAAGCAGTAAATCAGACAACAGATCATCTCCTCCACACATCTGCCTCCAGTTTTACTAACACGACTTCTCCTGCAACACATTCTGCAACGACTTCAGCCTCATTTGTTTCTACTCAAAATTCAACATCCATTACTGGATTCAGATCAGAGGTACCTTCCACCACCTCTTCGGATAACTCTACTCAAAGCACTTCCACCTCCAGTGGTCCCACAACTTCAGTTCCTACGTCAGGAACCATTAAGTCCACCAGCACAGAGCTCTCATCAAAATCCTCTTCTGTTTCCGCCACCACTAACTTCAACTCTACTTCACCTGAACCAGTTTCCACTTCAACAGATTATTCCAACACCACCGCCAACTCTACCAGCCCAGCAGGAGCTTTTATTCCTCACATCATTGGGTCAACAACACGCTCCACTCCATCAACTACAAAAGCTCCCTGCGAACCGTCAAAGGACTCGTCAAGCAGCGAGGTTCTGCCCTGCTCCACCAAGGGCGTGGTGAAGCAGTGCCTCATAGTTGTCGCCGTCTTGGCCTTGGTGGCCATCATCTTTGTAATTTCCACCATTGTCCTTTGCATCAAGTTGTCagcaagaaaatacaaagttaggAAACCTCAGCAGGACACGGAGATGATGTGCATCTCCTCTTTGCTGCCTGATAGGAGTCACACCTACACAAGGCAGCGCAATCCGGTGAGCAACGGAGTCCTGGTGTACCCTGTGGGAGGAGACAGCGATGAGGAAGGTGGGGATAATCTCACTCTCAGCAGCTTCCTGCCAGAAAATGACCGCTATGTTTAG
- the coro1cb gene encoding coronin-1C-A isoform X2 translates to MSRRVVRQSKFRHVFGQAVRNDQCYDDIRVSRVTWDSSFCAVNPKFVAIIIDASGGGAFLILPLNKTGRIDKAYPTVCGHTGPVLDIDWCPHNDHVIASGSEDCTVMVWQIPENGLDAALSEPVVVLEGHSKRVGIVSWHPTARNVLLSAGCDNQVVIWNVGTGEAMISLDDMHPDVIFSVSWSRNGSLLCTACKDKKVRIIDPRKKKIVTEKDKAHEGARPMRAIFLADGNIFTTGFSRMSERQLALWKSDNMDEPICVQEMDSSNGVLLPFYDPDTSIVYLCGKGDSSIRYFEITDEAPFVHYLNTFSTKEPQRGMGYMPKRGLDVNKCEIARFYKLHERKCEPIIMTVPRKSDLFQDDLYPDTAGPDPALEAEEWFAGKNGGPILISLKDGYVSTKNRDLKVVKTNILESKPATKAESIPTIQKHASPQSTVKMEDKLEEVLREFKSLRDRVILQDRRIARLEDQVSKVAM, encoded by the exons ATGTCGCGGCGAGTTGTGCGACAGAGCAAGTTCCGTCACGTGTTCGGTCAGGCTGTGAGGAACGACCAGTGTTACGATGACATCCGTGTATCCCGGGTGACATGGGACAGCTCTTTCTGTGCCGTCAATCCCAAGTTTGTTGCCATCATCATAGATGCCAGTGGAGGAGGAGCGTTTCTCATCCTTCCTTTAAATAAG ACTGGCCGTATAGACAAGGCGTACCCGACAGTTTGTGGTCACACAGGCCCAGTGTTGGACATCGACTGGTGTCCACATAATGATCACGTCATTGCAAGCGGCTCGGAAGACTGCACAGTCATG GTCTGGCAGATCCCTGAGAATGGACTGGACGCTGCGTTGTCAGAGCCTGTGGTCGTGTTGGAGGGCCACTCTAAAAGGGTCGGCATTGTGTCCTGGCATCCCACGGCTCGCAATGTTCTCCTCAGTGCCG GTTGTGACAACCAGGTGGTCATCTGGAACGTGGGGACGGGAGAGGCCATGATCAGCCTGGACGACATGCACCCGGATGTCATCTTTAGCGTCAGCTGGAGTCGCAACGGCAGCCTGCTGTGCACCGCCTGCAAGGACAAAAAGGTCCGCATCATCGACCCACGTAAAAAGAAGATAGTGACG GAGAAGGACAAAGCCCATGAGGGAGCTCGACCCATGAGAGCCATCTTTTTAGCAGACGGGAACATTTTCACCACTGGATTCAGCCGCATGAGCGAGCGTCAGCTGGCCCTGTGGAAATCT GACAACATGGATGAGCCAATATGTGTCCAAGAGATGGACAGCAGTAATGGGGTTCTGCTGCCATTCTACGATCCAGACACTAGCATAGTCTACCTGTGTGGAAAG GGAGACAGCAGCATTCGGTACTTTGAGATCACCGACGAGGCGCCGTTTGTTCATTACCTCAACACGTTTTCAACAAAGGAGCCCCAGAGAGGCATGGGCTACATGCCCAAGAGAGGCCTGGATGTCAACAAATGTGAAATAGCAAG GTTTTATAAATTACATGAGAGAAAATGTGAACCAATCATCATGACAGTCCCACGTAAG TCGGATCTGTTCCAGGACGACCTGTACCCGGACACGGCCGGCCCTGATCCCGCCTTAGAGGCAGAGGAATGGTTCGCCGGGAAGAACGGAGGCCCGATCCTGATCTCACTCAAAGACGGCTACGTCTCCACCAAGAACCGGGACCTGAAGGTGGTCAAAACAAACATCCTGGAGAGCAAGCCAGCCACAAAAGCAGAGAGCATCCCGACCATCCAGAAACATGCTTCTCCGCAATCTACTGTT aaaatggaAGACAAACTGGAAGAGGTACTCCGAGAGTTCAAGTCACTCAGGGACCGCGTCATCCTCCAGGACCGCCGCATCGCCCGACTCGAAGATCAGGTCTCCAAGGTTGCCATGTAA